In Aspergillus luchuensis IFO 4308 DNA, chromosome 1, nearly complete sequence, the following are encoded in one genomic region:
- a CDS encoding uncharacterized protein (COG:S;~EggNog:ENOG410PXRS;~TransMembrane:2 (i7-33o53-75i)), giving the protein MPLARKTGLMIVFSVGFLAIVSAVARVVVLYKSTSLHSDFPYAAAPFELLDGIQLNMAIVCATAVPIASGFCVAFSKKRRRDKGWTAGGASRNTYHHSHASAAARAARLRLEDEAGSSTERLHMGHFTTSCASKDPEDRTPGGGVVSANGIMVKMDVDIR; this is encoded by the exons ATGCCGCTTGCCCGCAAAACGGGGCTCATGATCGTGTTTTCAGTCGGATTCCT TGCCATTGTATCCGCGGTCGCCCGCGTCGTCGTTCTCTACAAGTCTACGAGCCTGCACTCGGACTTCCCCTACGCGGCCGCGCCCTTCGAGCTGCTGGACGGGATCCAGCTCAACATGGCCATCGTGTGCGCGACCGCGGTGCCCATCGCCTCGGGCTTCTGTGTCGCCTTCAGCAAAAAGCGTCGCCGAGACAAGGGCTGGACGGCCGGAGGCGCAAGCAGGAATACGTACCATCATAGCCacgcctcagcagcagcacgggCCGCACGCTTGCGACTCGAGGATGAagccggcagcagcaccgaACGGCTGCATATGGGACACTTTACCACCAGCTGCGCCTCCAAGGACCCGGAAGATCGGACACCGGGGGGAGGCGTGGTGTCAGCGAATGGGATtatggtgaagatggatgtGGATATCCGGTAG
- a CDS encoding uncharacterized protein (TransMembrane:2 (i39-56o68-93i)), whose translation MYQALSSKIPNIFYRFTSNLQRSNPPISSRKAAEFDNRAGSWMLYKSSFVFLSYLGRFFQRGAWYFDFQFYLSGGVSLTVAFLTLHATVRFIVGQQLID comes from the coding sequence ATGTATCAAGCGCTCAGTTCGAAAATACCCAATATCTTCTATCGTTTCACGTCTAATCTTCAGCGGTCGAACCCACCAATTTCATCCAGGAAGGCCGCAGAGTTCGATAATCGCGCAGGTTCGTGGATGCTCTACAAGTCGAGTTTCGTTTTTCTATCCTATCTGGGTCGTTTTTTCCAGCGTGGCGCATGGTACTTTGATTTTCAGTTCTACCTATCCGGGGGCGTTTCGCTTACTGTTGCCTTCTTAACCTTGCACGCTACTGTTCGTTTTATCGTCGGGCAAcagttgattgattga
- a CDS encoding uncharacterized protein (COG:S;~EggNog:ENOG410PQFJ;~InterPro:IPR029063) gives MSTTDTTTTTKPAWYQTSVTAIDPAAQSMLESYSGLAPEEVISHVLALRDEAFQIFPYPCIGQMRFLSCHLSRLPFYDHVLARLRASPANGFLDAGCCVGQELRHLVYAASIPPSQLYGFDLEAGFFELGYKLFRDNAETFPATFVGADLGVSDEEWEKTEIVAKMRGKIDIIWAGSLLHFWDYEGQLRGVERLIGLTRGEVGMVVCGRQMGSTVAGVYDLTGLTEKTMLHYRHDVASFERMWRDIGEKTGSRWDVQAELEVGETTTNMRNKARFMDDNARIIWWCATRVE, from the exons atgtccacTACcgacaccaccactaccaccaaacCAGCCTGGTACCAAACCAGCGTCACGGCCATCGACCCCGCCGCGCAATCCATGCTGGAGAGTTACAGCGGGCTCGCACCAGAAGAGGTCATTTCCCATGTCTTAGCCCTG CGAGATGAAGCCTTCCAAATCTTCCCTTACCCCTGCATCGGCCAAATGCGCTTCCTAAGCTGCCACCTCTCCCGCCTTCCCTTTTACGACCACGTGCTCGCCCGCCTGCGCGCCTCCCCGGCCAATGGCTTCCTCGATGCAGGCTGCTGCGTCGGTCAAGAGCTCCGACATCTAGTCTACGCCGCCTCGATCCCGCCATCCCAGTTATACGGCTTTGATCTAGAAGCTGGGTTCTTCGAGCTCGGGTACAAGCTGTTCCGTGATAATGCGGAGACGTTCCCTGCTACGTTCGTGGGCGCGGATCTAGGTGTGTCGGACGAGGAATGGGAGAAGACCGAGATTGTGGCGAAGATGAGGGGGAAGATTGATATTATTTGGGCGGGCTCGTTGCTGCATTTCTGGGATTATGAGGGACAGCTCCGTGGTGTGGAGCGGTTGATTGGGTTGACCAGGGGGGaggttgggatggtggtttgtGGGAGACAGATGGGGAGTACGGTGGCGGGCGTGTATGATTTGACTGGGTTGACGGAGAAGACGATGCTGCATTATCGGCATGATGTGGCGAGTTTTGAGCGTATGTGGAGGGATATTGGGGAGAAGACGGGGAGTAGGTGGGATGTGCaggcggagttggaggtTGGGGAGACGACGACTAATATGAGGAATAAGGCAAGGTTTATGGATGATAATGCCAGAATTATTTGGTGGTGTGCAACGAGGGTGGAGTAG
- a CDS encoding uncharacterized protein (SECRETED:SignalP(1-20)): MHPSSILTFLSLAVLPVALASPVGSNQDSSIAKRCCILCDNPYARCGANDKREAVQTEEEVFHGQEKRCCVNCDVGRCGN; this comes from the exons ATGCATCCCTCTAGCATTCTCACTTTCCTCTCGTTGGCGGTTCTGCCTGTTGCGCTGGCTAGTCCGGTTGGAAGTAATCAG GACTCATCCATCGCCAAACGCTGCTGCATCCTCTGCGACAATCCCTATGCGCGATGCGGAGCCAACGATAAGCGTGAAGCGGTccagacggaggaggaagtgttCCATGGACAGGAGAAGCGGTGCTGTGTTAATTGCGACGTTGGTCGGTGTGGGAATTAG
- a CDS encoding RTA1 domain-containing protein (COG:S;~EggNog:ENOG410PN5J;~InterPro:IPR007568;~PFAM:PF04479;~TransMembrane:7 (o16-36i45-62o82-105i117-141o153-176i206-226o241-261i);~go_component: GO:0016021 - integral component of membrane [Evidence IEA]) → MLFPRSTFVLYEYDPSLAAAVIFAALFILTTGFHFYQRFRSHAKYFNPFIVGGVFQVIGYIARARAHFDQTSTTLYSVQTLLLLLAPTLYAASIYMVLGRIITFLNAPHLSVIRVKWMTKIFVSGDILSFILQGAGGGIMANGSTSSMKIGQWVIVVGLCVQLLFFGAFLVASITFHCRINRNPTAESDKTMSSAKRCLPKDWRGLLFACYFVSVLILIRSVYRLIEFAQGNSGYVISHEVFLYVLDASMMFLVMLTMNLFHPSIVLQDGVYHQRLDLDELSLRREGGDV, encoded by the exons ATGCTCTTCCCCAGATCCACTTTCGTTCTATATGAGTACGATCCCAGCCTGGCAGCTGCGGTGATATTTGCTGCGCTGTTCATTTTGACCACGGGTTTCCACTTCTATCAACGATTTCGGAGCCATGCCAAGTACTTCAATCCATTTATTGTTGGAGGAGTGT TCCAAGTAATTGGCTACATCGCTCGCGCCAGAGCCCATTTTGACCAGACCTCAACGACTCTATACTCTGTACaaacccttcttcttctactggCGCCAACTCTCTACGCAGCATCGATATACATGGTTCTAGGGAGGATCATCACCTTCTTAAATGCGCCACATCTGAGCGTTATTCGAGTGAAATGGATGACAAAAATCTTTGTCTCCGGCGACATTCTGTCTTTTATCCTCCAAGGTGCAG GCGGCGGCATAATGGCCAACGGCTCCACAAGCTCCATGAAAATAGGCCAGTGGGTCATTGTAGTGGGTCTATGTGTGCAGCTACTTTTCTTCGGGGCTTTCTTGGTTGCCTCCATTACCTTTCATTGCAGAATAAACCGAAACCCTACAGCAGAATCAGATAAGACAATGAGCTCCGCAAAAAGGTGCTTGCCGAAGGACTGGAGAGGTCTTCTATTCGCATGCTACTTTGTCAGCGTTCTGATCCTCATCCGATCGGTTTACCGTCTTATTGAGTTTGCGCAGGGTAATAGTGGCTATGTGATTAGCCATGAAGTTTTTCTATATGTTCTCGACGCGTCGATGATGTTTCTGGTCATGTTGACCATGAATTTGTTTCATCCGTCCATCGTTCTGCAAGATGGCGTTTATCACCAGCGTCTTGATCTTGACGAGCTCAGCTTGAGACGTGAGGGTGGAGATGTGTGA
- a CDS encoding uncharacterized protein (COG:S;~EggNog:ENOG410PRRF): MEASHPPPEGIMLPPSPVGSSDSFDSTSSGSAAEQPGEAKCSDNVMITLSLTPDPPVQTPTRLPFARSHFRSRSMVEVPGLPPMTRAHSSPGLDSRGRYIFVNGCGASTNVGDPAAKRYLPLQVTTGDGLESRMVPLNISETISEHAELDTNLVSSPSQIDYHPTSPGFSHTLPRVNRRRPSSPLHFQSPSSSVHSVGSPSGHSSPVIYNMRYNESYPGYSASSTSSIPSTPTSLRSRSPSISSLETIPDIPDAEAAAIEADRIAALKAAADKADEAEAASSGNRRRGASDASGPSSGLMTMRAGSVGYGPRADKRKRWSVCGAERRQDLDLETIWED, translated from the coding sequence ATGGAAGCGTCACACCCACCTCCCGAGGGGATAATGCTTCCCCCAAGCCCCGTTGGTTCGTCCGATTCATTCGACTCGACATCGTCCGGCTCTGCCGCAGAGCAACCCGGCGAGGCAAAATGCAGCGATAACGTCATGATCACTTTGTCGCTCACACCTGATCCGCCAGTCCAAACTCCGACTCGCCTTCCTTTTGCCCGTTCCCATTTCCGATCACGATCAATGGTTGAGGTCCCCGGCCTACCTCCGATGACGCGCGCCCACTCGTCCCCAGGGCTGGACTCACGGGGCAGATATATATTCGTCAACGGTTGCGGCGCTTCAACAAATGTGGGCGATCCAGCGGCCAAGCGCTATCTGCCATTGCAGGTCACCACTGGAGATGGCTTAGAATCCAGGATGGTGCCCCTGAATATCTCGGAGACTATCTCAGAACATGCGGAGTTGGACACTAACCTtgtctcctctccctctcaaaTTGACTACCACCCTACCTCGCCGGGTTTCTCTCATACCCTACCGCGTGTCAACCGTCGCCGACCGTCGTCCCCCCTTCATTTCCAGAGCCCAAGCTCATCCGTCCACTCTGTGGGAAGTCCGTCCGGCCATTCCTCCCCTGTGATCTACAACATGAGGTACAACGAATCCTACCCCGGTTATTCGGCATCTTCGACCTCATCTATACCCTCAACCCCGACAAGCTTGCGGTCTCGTAGCCCGAGCATCTCTTCATTGGAAACTATTCCTGACATTCCCGACGCTGAAGCTGCTGCGATTGAGGCGGACCGGATCGCGGCTCTGAAAGCTGCAGCAGATAAGGCggatgaagcagaagcagccagCAGCGGCAATCGAAGGCGCGGGGCATCCGATGCTTCTGGCCCCTCCAGCGGTCTAATGACAATGCGGGCGGGATCGGTTGGCTACGGACCCCGAGCTGACAAGCGGAAACGTTGGAGTGTCTGTGGAGCAGAGCGTAGACAGGACCTGGACCTGGAAACGATCTGGGAAGATTGA
- a CDS encoding flavin monoamine oxidase family protein (COG:Q;~EggNog:ENOG410QEHX;~InterPro:IPR002937,IPR036188;~PFAM:PF00070,PF01593,PF13450;~go_function: GO:0016491 - oxidoreductase activity [Evidence IEA];~go_process: GO:0055114 - oxidation-reduction process [Evidence IEA]) has translation MLHGFVSVSCRLRPSRFHTLHNRRLRHTLIPKEDQPPFQSRETSFLFHMTITMGKRPNVAVIGAGLSGLRCADILIQNGARVTLFEARDRVGGRVRMRNVYSQSQRFTNFQQVHQQKIHEHLIDMGPNWIHGTGKNPIVAISEATGTVLEDFEGNQALISTEGKAIDDALAARVSAVLWTTIEKAFEYSNTHKDIIPPERSLLDFFREEVEKTDLSAAEKELCIESCRLWGAYVGDPIERQSLKFFCLEECIDGNNFFVASTYKKILKYVSQNALQRADIRFNLPIVKIDSESRKATGSPSKVNLTTASGETFQFDEVVVTCPLGWLKRNKQAFTPDLPPRLNQAIDSISYGRLEKVYVTFPRAYWHAGPQDPKTADILKTNLEYNSFENPTFAQFLNPEYTEKPNGILWNQECISLAALPTSCAHPTLLFYTFGPCSTYIVSKLKGLDPSSKDYFNFLNNFLHPFYSRLYGYSDSSPDCKPIAFAATQWQNDPYAGNGSYCNFQVGLTQGDRDIEVLRAGMGADRGVWFAGEHTAPFVALGTTTGAYWSGERAAGQICNLYGLGRLGIGLERDDSLPSATPKGLL, from the exons ATGCTTCACGGTTTCGTCTCTGTGAGTTGTAGACTAAGACCGAGTCGCTTTCATACCTTG CACAACAGGCGCTTACGGCATACATTAATTCCAAAGGAAGATCAACCACCGTTTCAGTCTCGGGAGACAAGCTTTTTGTTTCATATGACTATCACAATGGGCAAGAGGCCCAACGTGGCTGTCATTGGTGCTGGTCTATCAGGCTTGAGATGCGCTGACATTCTTATCCAGAATGGTGCCCGGGTGACACTATTCGAAGCGAGAGACAGAGTCGGTGGCCGGGTGCGTATGAGAAATGTCTATAGTCAGAGTCAGCGGTTCACTAACTTCCAGCAGGTACATCAGCAGAAGATCCACGAACATCTTATAGACAT GGGCCCGAATTGGATACATGGCACTGGGAAAAACCCGATTGTCGCAATTTCAGAAGCAACAGGGACAGTGCTCGAAGACTTTGAAGGGAACCAGGCTCTGATCTCGACAGAAGGCAAGGCAATCGACGATGCACTAGCCGCTAGAGTATCAGCGGTACTGTGGACGACTATTGAAAAGGCCTTTGAATATAGCAATACGCATAAAGATATCATTCCACCTGAACGAAGCCTGCTTGACTTCTTCCgcgaggaggtggagaagacAGACCTCAGCGCTGCCGAGAAGGAGCTTTGCATTGAATCCTGCAGACTATGGGGAGCGTACGTCGGTGATCCAATCGAGAGACAGAGCTTGAAGTTCTTCTGTCTTGAGGAGTGCATAGATGGGA ATAACTTCTTTGTGGCGTCGACATACAAGAAAATTCTCAAGTATGTCTCTCAAAACGCTCTCCAACGCGCAGATATCCGTTTCAACCTGCCAATTGTCAAAATCGATTCCGAATCCCGGAAAGCCACGGGATCTCCCAGCAAAGTGAATCTCACAACAGCATCAGGAGAGACCTTCCAGTTCGACGAAGTAGTCGTCACCTGCCCACTCGGCTGGCTCAAACGCAACAAACAAGCCTTCACCCCAGACCTTCCCCCTCGACTTAACCAAGCCATCGACAGCATTTCCTACGGCAGACTAGAGAAAGTCTACGTCACATTCCCTCGCGCATACTGGCACGCCGGCCCGCAGGATCCCAAGACCGCCGACATCCTCAAAACCAATCTAGAGTACAACAGCTTCGAGAACCCCACATTCGCCCAATTCCTCAACCCAGAATACACCGAAAAACCGAACGGTATTCTCTGGAACCAAGAATGCATCTCCCTCGCCGCTCTCCCCACCTCCTGCGCACACCCCACTCTCCTCTTCTACACCTTCGGCCCTTGCTCCACATATATAGTCTCCAAGCTCAAAGGCCtcgacccctcctccaaagattacttcaacttcctcaacaacttcctccaTCCCTTCTACTCCCGCCTCTACGGCTACTCAGACTCATCCCCTGACTGCAAACCAATCGCCTTCGCCGCAACGCAGTGGCAAAACGACCCCTACGCTGGTAACGGCTCCTACTGCAATTTCCAAGTCGGCCTTACTCAGGGCGATCGAGACATCGAGGTCTTGCGCGCGGGCATGGGCGCAGACCGCGGGGTCTGGTTCGCTGGCGAACATACAGCGCCGTTCGTCGCGCTGGGTACCACGACCGGTGCGTATTGGAGTGGTGAGCGCGCTGCAGGCCAAATTTGCAATCTGTATGGGTTGGGTAGGCTTGGGAttgggttggagagggacgATTCGTTGCCTTCTGCTACGCCAAAGGGGCTTTTATGA
- a CDS encoding FAD-binding oxidoreductase (CAZy:AA7;~COG:C;~EggNog:ENOG410PMJF;~InterPro:IPR006094,IPR036318,IPR016166,IPR016167, IPR016169;~PFAM:PF01565;~SECRETED:SignalP(1-16);~go_function: GO:0016491 - oxidoreductase activity [Evidence IEA];~go_function: GO:0050660 - flavin adenine dinucleotide binding [Evidence IEA];~go_function: GO:0071949 - FAD binding [Evidence IEA];~go_process: GO:0055114 - oxidation-reduction process [Evidence IEA]) produces the protein MKSTLVLASLAPSAFSSSLVGLGQRSINATGTTAVSTVDLETGARCACSKLAVSYSNLLVYPGSASYTSQVTSYWDIRADLDPACIFLPTSAEQVADAVGLFATCGAQFAVRGGGHMNYPGSNNIDGGVLLAFDNMKEYQVNNDTIDVAPGMTWYDVYSALDPYGRAAIGGRLKTIGVPGLTLIGGVSYFINKYGFAMDNVVNYDIVLGNGTQVAANATSHPDLFWALKGGANNFGIVTKFTLKTYSMPHISTTIQEFNETAVHHFIKASCDWVVADSDTSIAAGSVLTITYNATTGSVSPLLLGVQEGISNPPSKFANFTAIPGVYKVNNVTTSKQWAANLDSPKQMFRVTFGHHSMYPDSDVLYSMYQTWKAAVNQIADVQGLYPTFVINISPASAVKVGNTNGIGNVWGLAEEPTIWWQLSTGWDNAEDDLRVEAWVRQLVEHLHGINKRNGLARDFIYMGDGGDWQDPFAGFPGENVQRMREIRERYDPLGTFTRLNWGGFKLGN, from the exons ATGAAATCTACCTTAGTTCTCGCCTCGTTGGCGCCCTCTGCCTTCAGTTCATCCCTCGTCGGTCTTGGTCAAAGAAGCATAAATGCAACCGGCACAACCGCCGTTAGCACTGTCGACTTGGAAACAGGCGCTAGGTGTGCATGCAGCAAGCTTGCTGTATCATACTCAAACTTGTTGGTTTACCCTGGGTCGGCCAGCTACACCTCCCAGGTCACGAGCTACTGGGACATTCGAGCAGACCTTGACCCGGCATGCATCTTTCTTCCTACTTCAGCTGAGCAGGTAGCCGATGCTGTCGGTCTCTTTGCCACATGTGGCGCTCAATTTGCCGTTCGTGGCGGAGGACATATGAAT TATCCCGGATCGAACAACATTGACGGCGGTGTGCTTCTGGCCTTCGACAACATGAAAGAATATCAAGTGAACAACGATACTATCGATGTCGCCCCAGGGATGACGTGGTATGATGTGTATTCTGCGCTTGATCCATATGGTCGTGCTGCCATCGGCGGACGCCTGAAAACCATTGGTGTGCCTGGTTTGACACTGATCGGTGGTGTATCCTACTTTATCAACAAGTACGGATTTGCCATGGACAATGTGGTCAACTACGACATCGTCTTGGGAAATGGCACGCAGGTTGCCGCCAATGCTACTTCGCATCCCGATCTGTTTTGGGCTTTGAAAGGAGGGGCAAACAACTTTGGCATTGTCACCAAATTCACCCTCAAGACGTACTCCATGCCTCATATCAGCACAACAATCCAAGAGTTCAATGAAACAGCAGTCCACCATTTTATCAAAGCATCATGCGACTGGGTTGTTGCCGATAGTGACACTTCGATTGCCGCTGGATCCGTTCTAACCATCACCTACAACGCCACAACTGGAAGCGTCTCACCCTTACTTTTGGGAGTTCAAGAGGGTATCAGCAACCCTCCTTCGAAATTTGCCAACTTCACTGCTATCCCTGGAGTGTATAAAGTCAACAATGTTACGACCTCGAAGCAGTGGGCTGCGAACCTCGACTCTCCCAAGCAAATGTTCCG CGTCACCTTTGGCCATCACTCAATGTACCCTGACTCTGACGTCTTGTACTCAATGTATCAGACGTGGAAGGCAGCAGTGAACCAAATCGCCGATGTCCAAGGTCTCTACCCTACTTTCGTTATCAACATTTCTCCTGCAAGTGCTGTCAAAGTAGGAAACACCAACGGGATTGGTAATGTCTGGGGACTAGCAGAAGAGCCTACGATCT GGTGGCAATTAAGTACAGGATGGGACAACgctgaagatgatcttcGCGTCGAGGCGTGGGTTCGTCAGCTGGTGGAACATCTGCATGGCATCAACAAGCGCAATGGACTTGCCAGAGACTTCATTTACATGGGCGATGGAGGTGATTGGCAGGATCCTTTTGCCGGATTCCCGGGCGAGAATGTGCAGCGGATGAGAGAGATTCGTGAGCGCTATGATCCTTTGGGTACTTTTACGAGGTTGAACTGGGGTGGGTTCAAGCTTGGTAACTAA
- a CDS encoding homeobox domain-containing protein (COG:K;~EggNog:ENOG410PN62;~InterPro:IPR017970,IPR001356,IPR009057;~PFAM:PF00046;~go_function: GO:0000981 - DNA-binding transcription factor activity, RNA polymerase II-specific [Evidence IEA];~go_function: GO:0003677 - DNA binding [Evidence IEA];~go_process: GO:0006355 - regulation of transcription, DNA-templated [Evidence IEA]) translates to MSDPEPSAAPCSSSPPSTQASDSAAALNYAFLVHSQKTLTQNLPPRVDNKLLARQKRRRTSPEDHAILEAEYQRNPKPDKTARASIVSRVSLGEKEVQIWFQNRRQNDRRKSKPLQPHELLAPRSDVSDASKRVSDDNLPTEPGSSSGTEQSEDNCQDRNVASQSSDHVSFGSDVVHGDNNELEQSGLSSQTSLTTEAVEDSQRAPDETMPEQQPALVHDETHVDDSNLASTKRKRSFSETRGNRPFVQGTSTPMKSPPSLRISLSFDGEAMVRKEDELTPSPPKGRNALRIAMSSDGKAVIRADGEPSPSKNRISMFSARKPRIAGLRRSNSAAAFSTPRGGSMETEKLFGRSRDPRNWESFFDTDARSALSTPTSSQSAPNAGSPALFRARGQRSLTRSMSARHSNALNASEYLNTPVPKPTGDKRRKISRTVSSLGRLETGRATLGDKLSNSKTMSTKDDDLELQWGDSDKENWIPGTRTSHVRRRTASHHHSRRSILREANSRDGKANRDLASGGRYSRLSQHQRVSGVIDKDVPEMDAEVSAFMNGGGGASQEEDLDCIQGLLSLSQGAWR, encoded by the exons ATGTCTGATCCGGAGCCCTCTGCTGCACCATgttcctcctcgccgccctcAACCCAGGCGTCCGActcggctgctgctcttAATTACGCCTTCCTTGTTCATTCCCAAAAGACCCTAACTCAGAATCTTCCTCCACGCGTCGATAATAAATTGCTGGCACGGCAAAAGCGGCGTCGGACTAG CCCCGAAGACCACGCAATCCTTGAAGCCGAGTATCAACGGAACCCGAAACCAGACAAAACGGCCCGAGCCAGTATAGTCAGTCGCGTCTCGTTGGGCGAGAAGGAAGTGCAA ATCTGGTTCCAGAATCGTCGTCAAAATGATCGCCGGAAATCGAAACCATTGCAACCTCATGAGCTTCTCGCGCCTCGGTCGGACGTGTCCGACGCGTCAAAACGGGTATCCGATGACAACCTACCGACAGAGCCAGGATCTTCAAGCGGGACAGAGCAATCAGAGGACAACTGTCAGGACAGGAACGTTGCTTCACAATCGTCCGATCATGTGTCTTTTGGATCCGACGTGGTGCATGGAGACAATAATGAGCTAGAGCAGTCAGGGTTGAGCTCTCAAACAAGCCTTACTACAGAAGCTGTGGAGGACTCGCAGAGAGCCCCAGACGAGACAATGCCGGAACAACAACCAGCCCTGGTGCACGATGAAACCCATGTCGACGATTCCAACCTAGCCTCTACTAAGAGGAAACGATCATTTTCCGAAACCCGTGGCAATCGACCATTTGTGCAGGGAACATCAACACCGATGAAATCGCCGCCATCCTTGCGGATATCGCTCTCGTTCGACGGAGAAGCTATGGTACGCAAAGAAGATGAGCTCACGCCATCTCCTCCGAAAGGTCGAAATGCCCTGCGGATCGCCATGTCCTCTGATGGAAAAGCTGTGATCCGTGCTGATGGCGAACCGTCCCCGTCAAAGAACCGCATTTCTATGTTCTCAGCGCGAAAGCCCAGGATTGCAGGACTTCGAAGGAGTAACAGTGCTGCGGCATTTAGTACGCCGCGCGGTGGCTCCATGGAGACCGAAAAGTTGTTTGGAAGATCAAGAGATCCTCGCAACTGGGAATCGTTTTTTGACACTGATGCAAGAAGTGCACTTTCTACTCCGACCAGCTCCCAAAGCGCACCGAACGCTGGCTCCCCCGCTCTATTCCGCGCACGTGGCCAGCGTTCACTAACGAGGAGCATGTCGGCAAGGCATAGCAACGCCTTGAACGCTTCCGAATATCTTAATACCCCTGTCCCTAAGCCGACTGGCGACAAGAGACGCAAGATCTCCCGCACGGTCTCTTCATTGGGCCGGCTGGAGACTGGCCGTGCGACCCTTGGTGACAAGTTGTCTAATTCGAAGACGATGTCGACGAAAGATGATGACCTGGAGTTACAGTGGGGTGACTCGGATAAGGAGAACTGGATACCGGGCACACGAACCTCCCATGTCCGCCGGCGGACCGcttcccatcatcactccCGGCGTTCCATACTAAGAGAGGCCAACAGCAGGGATGGCAAAGCCAACAGGGATCTGGCATCCGGTGGAAGATACTCACGGTTGTCTCAGCACCAACGAGTGAGCGGGGTAATCGACAAGGATGTGCCAGAGATGGACGCCGAGGTGTCGGCTTTCATGAACGGCGGGGGAGGTGCAAGTCAGGAAGAAGACCTTGACTGCATTCAGGGCTTGCTATCTCTGAGCCAAGGGGCATGGAGATGA